The genomic region GGGCGTGGTGCTCTCCACCCGCGCCGTCGACGACCTCACCGAGGGGTTGCAGCCGGCCTCGGTGGGCAACCAGGCGGTGCTGCAGGACCTGACCGACCTCGAGTCGGCCGTCGGCGCGTGGGCGCGCAGCGGCGAGCCCGGTGCGCTGGACGACTACCAGCAGGCGCTCGCCAGGCTGCCGGGGCACCAGCAGGTCGTCGCGCAGTACGCCGCCGCCGACGCACCGCTGATGGCCCTGGTGCAGGCGCAGCGCGACGCTGCCGAGCGCTGGCTGGTCGACTACGCCCAGCCACGGGTCCAGGCGCCCGGCGGTGCCGAGACCTTCCAGCTGCGTCGCTACCGCCAGGGCCAGCGCCTCTTCGAGCAGGTGCGGGCCGCGCACCAGGAGACCGCCGCGCTGTTCGGCAGTCGGGTGCGCGAGGCCAGCGCCGCCGCGACCTGGCGCCTGCGGGCCACCATCGGGTCGGTGGCGCTGCTGACCCTGCTGGGCTGGCTCGTGGTCGGTCGGTCCCGGGCGCGGCTGCTGGCGGAGGTCTCGCGCCCGCTGGTGGCGCTCGAGGGCGTCGTGCACCAGATGGCCAAGGACCCCACCGTCCGGGCCCGGCCCGAGGGCCCGCGCGAGGTCCGCTCCGTCGCGCTGGCCCTCAACGACCTCGCCGACGCCCAGTCGCGGGCGCGCGCGGTGGAGCACAAGGTGACCGAGGAGCTGCGCGTGCTCGACACCGCGCGCGACGACTTCGTCTCCAACGTCTCCCACGAGCTGCGGACCCCGCTGACCACGATCCACGGCTACCTCGAGATGGTGGCCGAGGAGTTCGAGGACACGATGTCGCCGCGCCACGAGCGGATCCTCGAGGCCAGCCGGCGCAACGTGGCCCGCCTCAAGACGCTCATCGACGACCTGCTGACCCTGTCGAAGGCCGAGAACCGGGCCACCTCGCTGGAGGCGGTCGACCTGGTCCCGCTGGTGCGCGACGCCGTCACCGACGTCTCCATCACCGCCTCGGGCCGCGGCATCGTGGTCGAGCAGGACCTCGGGGAGCACCCCGTCGTCGTGCTGGCCGACCGGCCGATGCTCGGGCGTGCCTTCCTCAACCTGCTCAGCAACGCGGTGAAGTTCAGCCTCGAGCAGGGCCGGGTCACGGTCTCGCTGCGCATCGAGGAGACCGACGGGCGCCGCTCCGGCGTCGTCACGGTGCTCGACCGGGGCATCGGCATCCCCTCCGCCGAGCTTGAGCGCCTCGGCAGCCGGTTCTTCCGCGCCTCCAACGCTGTGACCAACGAGATCGCCGGCACCGGCCTGGGGCTGCGGATCGTGCAGACCATCGTCGACAAGCACGGCGGCGACGTGCGCATCGACTCCGAGGAGGGCCGGGGCACCCGCGTCGTGGTGCGGATCCCGCTCCAGTCCGACGGCTGAGCCCCGGTCACGGCCCGGCTGGAATTGGAAGGTGCCGAGTTTGGTTGGCACAATACGACCGGCTCCGGTTCACGTCCCCGCACCGCACCCGCGGAGAAGACGGCGGCGACCCGGCGGCCCCGACGAAAGAGGGAAGCATGAAGAAGGACATCCACCCGGAGTACACCGAGACCCAGGTGACCTGCACCTGCGGCAGCACCTTCACCACCCGCAGCACCGCGACCTCCGGCACCATGCGTGCCGACGTCTGCTCGCAGTGCCACCCGTTCTACACCGGCAAGCAGAAGATCCTCGACACCGGCGGCCGCGTGGCCCGCTTCGAGGCCCGCTACGCCAAGAAGAAGTAGCTCCACCTCGAGCGCCGGCCCACCGCCCCGCGGCGGTGGACCGGCGCTCGTCATTTGTCCCGCCCCGTTGTCCCGCCCCGTTGTCCAGCCCCGTCCCGCCCGTCGCTCGTCCGACCCCAGGAGCCACCGATGTTCGAGGCCGTCGAGAGCATGCTCGCCGAGCACGCCGAGCTCGAGCAGCGTCTCGCCGAGCCCGAGACGCACGCTGACGCCCGGCTGGCCAAGCGGCTCAACCGCCGCTACTCCGAGCTCTCGGCGGTGATCCGCACCTGGCGGGAGTGGCAGCGCCTCGGCGAGGACGCCGGCGCGGCGCGCGAGCTCGCCGGCGAGGACCCCGCCTTCGGCGACGAGGCGGTCGAGCTCGACGCGCGCCGCGAGGAGGCGGCCGAGCGGTTGCGCCGGCTGCTGGTGCCGCGCGACGAGACCGACGACAAGGACGCGCTGCTGGAGGTGAAGTCCGGTGAGGGCGGCGAGGAGTCCGCCCTGTTCGCCGGTGACCTGCTGCGGATGTACACCCGCTACGCCGAGCGCCACGGCTGGTCGGTGGAGGTCCTCGACTCGACCGAGTCCGACCTGGGTGGCTACAAGTCGGTCACGGTGGCGGTCAAGGCCAAGGGCACGCCCGAGCCGGGGGAGGCCCCGTTCGCCCGGCTGAAGTTCGAGGGCGGCGTGCACCGCGTGCAGCGGGTGCCGGTCACCGAGTCGCAGGGGCGCGTGCACACCAGCGCGGCAGGGGTCCTGGTGCTGCCCGAGGCCGAGCAGGTCGACGTCAGCATCGACGAGAACGACCTGCGCATCGACGTCTTCCGCTCCAGCGGCCCCGGCGGCCAGAGCGTCAACACCACCGACTCCGCGGTGCGGATCACGCACGTGCCGAGCGGCATCGTGGCCAGCTGCCAGAACGAGAAGAGCCAGCTGCAGAACCGGGAGCAGGCGATGCGGATCCTGCGCGCCCGGCTGCTGGCGGTGGCCCAGGAGGCGGCCGCGGCCGAGGCGAGCGACGCCCGGCGCAGCCAGGTGCGCACCGTCGACCGCTCCGAGCGCATCCGCACCTACAACTACCCCGAGAACCGCATCTCCGACCACCGCACCGGCTACAAGTCCTACAACCTCGACCAGGTCCTCGACGGCGACCTCGGTCCGGTCATCGCGTCGTGCACCGACGCCGACATGGCCGCGCGTCTCGCTGCGCTGGAGGACTGAGTGACCGCGCGGCGGGTGGTCCTCTCGACCGCTGTGGAGCGGCTGCGTGCGGCCGGCGTCCCCAGCCCCGAGCACGACGCCGCCGAGCTGCTCGCCCACGTGCTGGGCACCGAGCGCGGTCGACTGGTGCTCGTCGAGGAGGTCGGGCCGGACGCGCTGCCGGCGTACGACGCCCTGGTCGCGCGCCGCGCCGCCCGCGAGCCGCTGCAGCACCTCACCGGTCGCGCCTGGTTCCGCCACGTCGAGCTGGCCGTGGGGCCCGGGGTGTTCGTGCCCCGCCCCGAGACCGAGCTGCTGGCCGGCTGGGCGGTCGAGCAGGCCGGCCTGCTCGACGAGCCGGTGGTCGTCGACCTGTGCACCGGCTCGGGCGCGGTGGCCAGGTCGGTGGCCCACGAGGTGCCCGCGGCGCGGGTGCACGCCGTCGAGCTCGACCCGGCCGCCCACGCCTGGGCCGAGCGCAACCTGCTCGGCACCGGTGTCGACCTGCGGCTGGGCGACATGGCCACCGAGCTCGAGGAGCTCGCCGGCACCGTCGACGTGGTCGTGTGCAACCCGCCGTACGTGCCTCTCGAGGCGTGGGAGTCGGTCGCCCCGGAGGCCCGCGACCACGATCCGCACCTCGCGCTCTTCTCCGGCGACGACGGGCTCGACGCGCTGCGCGTGCTCGAGCGTCGCGCCGCGGTGCTGCTGCGTCCCGGGGGAGTGCTCGGGGCCGAGCACGCCGACGTGCAGGGCTCCTCCGCACCCGACGTGCTCAGCGCCAGCGGGCGGTGGCGCGACGTGCGCGACCACCGCGACCTGGCAGGGCGTGCACGCTTCGTGACGGCGAGGCTGGCACGATGACCTCCATGGAACGCCACGGGACCTCCACGCCCGACGAGCGCGAGCAGGCGCTGGACGCCGCCAGCCTGGCCGTCCAGCGCGGCGGCCTCGTGGTGCTGCCCACCGACACCGTCTACGGCATCGGTGCCGACGCCTTCGACCCGGCCGCGGTGCGCGCGCTGCTCAAGGCCAAGGGCCGCGGTCGGGACATGCCGCCGCCGGTGCTGGTCAGCGCCGCCACCACGCTCGACGCGCTGGCCGTGCGGGTGCCCGGCTACGCACGGGCGCTGGTCGAGGCGTTCTGGCCCGGGCCGCTGACCATCGTGTGCCACCAGCAGACCTCGCTGCAGTGGGACCTCGGTGACACCCGCGGCACCGTGGCGGTGCGGATGCCCGACCACGAGGTCGCCCGTGAGCTCCTGGAGCGCACCGGCCCGCTGGCGGTGAGCTCGGCGAACCTCACCGGCCGTCCCGCCGCGACCGACGCCGACGCCGCGCAGGAGATGCTCGGCGAGCACGTCGACGTGATCGTCGACGCCGGCCCCAGCCCGCAGGGCGCCGACGGGGCGCAGCCCTCCACCATCGTCGACGTGACCGGCGCCCAGGGCCGCGTGCTGCGGGTCGGTGCGCTCTCGCTCGACCAGCTCAACGCCGTCCTCGAGCCGCTCGGCGCGACGCTGACCGCCGAGGACTGAGCGGGCGAGCGGTGCGCGAGTACATCCTGGTCTTCCTCGTCGCGGCGTCGGTCACCTACCTGCTCACGGTGATCGCGCGCGAGATCGCGCTGCGCACCGGGGCCGTGGCCCGGGTCCGCGACCGCGACGTGCACGCGGAGCCGATCCCCTACCTGGGCGGCCTGGCGATGCTGGGCGGGCTGGTGGCGGCCTACCTGGTCGCGCGCGAGCTGCCGTTCCTCTCGCTGAGCGGGGCCGTGGTCTTCCGCGACGCCGGTGTGGTGATCGTCGCGGGCGCGCTCATCTGCGCGGTGGGGGTGCTCGACGACCTCTTCGAGCTCGACGCCCTGACCAAACTGGGCGGCCAGCTGCTGGCGGCCGGGTTCCTGGTGGCCTTCGGCGTGCAGTTCTACTTCTTCACCGGCCCCGACGGGCAGGTCTTCTCGCTCGACCCCACCCAGAGCGCGCTGCTGACCGGCTTCCTGGTCGTGGCGACGATCAACGCGGTGAACTTCGTCGACGGCCTCGACGGCCTCGCCGCCGGCGTCGTGGGCGTGGGTGCGCTGGCGTTCTTCCTGTTCTGCTACCAGCTCACCAGCCTCAACAACGCACCCCGGGCCACGACGGCGGCGCTGCTGGCGGTGGCGCTGGCGGGGGCCTGCGTGGGCTTCCTGCCCCACAACTTCAACCCGGCCCGGCTGTTCATGGGCGACTCCGGGTCGATGCTGATCGGGCTGGTGCTCTCGGCCAGCGCGGTCACCCTCACCGGGCAGTTCGCCGGCTCCGACCTGTCCCAGGGCGGGGCGGGCTCCCAGGCGAGCCTGGCCCCGACGCTGCTGCCGCTGCTGCTGCCGATCACCATCCTGGTGGTCCCGCTGCTCGACCTGGTGCTGGCCGTGGTGCGCCGCACCCGGGCCGGCAGGTCGCCGTTCGCCCCCGACAAGCAGCACCTGCACCACCGGCTGCTCGAGATCGGCCACTCGCAGCGTCGTGCCGTGCTGATCATGTGGATGTGGGCGGCCCTGGTCGCCTTCGGGACGGTGCTGGCCAGCCTCTACTCCGGGCCGTGGGTGGTGGCTGCGCTGGCCGGGGGAGCCGGGCTGACGGTGGCGCTGACCTTCCTGCTGCCGGTGCTGCACCGGCCCGGGCACGCCGTGCCCGCCGGACCCCCCGCCTGAGGCGGCCCTGGATCGTTCCAGTTGCCGGGCCCCGGCGACCTTGTGATAGTTTTCACGAGGTGGCGCGGCTGGTTCCGCACCACACCTCGACCCCCGTCTGTCCCCCAGAGAACGGCCGCCGATGACGTCCGCGACGACCGCCCACGAGCACCGCCGCCCCGGCGCGGTGGCTCTGCACGGGGTCGTCGCGGCTGCGGCACTGGCACCCGGCCTGCTGGTCGCGGGCGTCGGCGCCCTCGTCGCCGGACCCGACGCGGCGGGCGCGGCCCTGATCGGGGCGCTGGCCGTCCTCGGGGTGATGCTCTTCGGGTCGGTGACCGTCGACGTCGTCAGCGGCCTGATGCCGCACGCCTCGCTGATGGTGGCACTGCTGACCTACACGCTGCAGCTGATGCTCGTGGTGGTCCTGCTGGTGACGCTGTCCGAGCAGCCCGCCTTCGCCGGGGTCGCCGAGCGCCGCTGGCTCTTCGGCGGCCTGCTGGCCGTCGTGCTGGCCTGGATGGCCGG from Nocardioides salarius harbors:
- the rpmE gene encoding 50S ribosomal protein L31; the encoded protein is MKKDIHPEYTETQVTCTCGSTFTTRSTATSGTMRADVCSQCHPFYTGKQKILDTGGRVARFEARYAKKK
- a CDS encoding ATP-binding protein — protein: MVVTEGSSPRTVARTLTPALHRLAVLIGVIALIAIVGVVLSTRAVDDLTEGLQPASVGNQAVLQDLTDLESAVGAWARSGEPGALDDYQQALARLPGHQQVVAQYAAADAPLMALVQAQRDAAERWLVDYAQPRVQAPGGAETFQLRRYRQGQRLFEQVRAAHQETAALFGSRVREASAAATWRLRATIGSVALLTLLGWLVVGRSRARLLAEVSRPLVALEGVVHQMAKDPTVRARPEGPREVRSVALALNDLADAQSRARAVEHKVTEELRVLDTARDDFVSNVSHELRTPLTTIHGYLEMVAEEFEDTMSPRHERILEASRRNVARLKTLIDDLLTLSKAENRATSLEAVDLVPLVRDAVTDVSITASGRGIVVEQDLGEHPVVVLADRPMLGRAFLNLLSNAVKFSLEQGRVTVSLRIEETDGRRSGVVTVLDRGIGIPSAELERLGSRFFRASNAVTNEIAGTGLGLRIVQTIVDKHGGDVRIDSEEGRGTRVVVRIPLQSDG
- a CDS encoding glycosyltransferase family 4 protein, giving the protein MREYILVFLVAASVTYLLTVIAREIALRTGAVARVRDRDVHAEPIPYLGGLAMLGGLVAAYLVARELPFLSLSGAVVFRDAGVVIVAGALICAVGVLDDLFELDALTKLGGQLLAAGFLVAFGVQFYFFTGPDGQVFSLDPTQSALLTGFLVVATINAVNFVDGLDGLAAGVVGVGALAFFLFCYQLTSLNNAPRATTAALLAVALAGACVGFLPHNFNPARLFMGDSGSMLIGLVLSASAVTLTGQFAGSDLSQGGAGSQASLAPTLLPLLLPITILVVPLLDLVLAVVRRTRAGRSPFAPDKQHLHHRLLEIGHSQRRAVLIMWMWAALVAFGTVLASLYSGPWVVAALAGGAGLTVALTFLLPVLHRPGHAVPAGPPA
- the prfA gene encoding peptide chain release factor 1, with translation MFEAVESMLAEHAELEQRLAEPETHADARLAKRLNRRYSELSAVIRTWREWQRLGEDAGAARELAGEDPAFGDEAVELDARREEAAERLRRLLVPRDETDDKDALLEVKSGEGGEESALFAGDLLRMYTRYAERHGWSVEVLDSTESDLGGYKSVTVAVKAKGTPEPGEAPFARLKFEGGVHRVQRVPVTESQGRVHTSAAGVLVLPEAEQVDVSIDENDLRIDVFRSSGPGGQSVNTTDSAVRITHVPSGIVASCQNEKSQLQNREQAMRILRARLLAVAQEAAAAEASDARRSQVRTVDRSERIRTYNYPENRISDHRTGYKSYNLDQVLDGDLGPVIASCTDADMAARLAALED
- a CDS encoding L-threonylcarbamoyladenylate synthase encodes the protein MTSMERHGTSTPDEREQALDAASLAVQRGGLVVLPTDTVYGIGADAFDPAAVRALLKAKGRGRDMPPPVLVSAATTLDALAVRVPGYARALVEAFWPGPLTIVCHQQTSLQWDLGDTRGTVAVRMPDHEVARELLERTGPLAVSSANLTGRPAATDADAAQEMLGEHVDVIVDAGPSPQGADGAQPSTIVDVTGAQGRVLRVGALSLDQLNAVLEPLGATLTAED
- the prmC gene encoding peptide chain release factor N(5)-glutamine methyltransferase, which translates into the protein MTARRVVLSTAVERLRAAGVPSPEHDAAELLAHVLGTERGRLVLVEEVGPDALPAYDALVARRAAREPLQHLTGRAWFRHVELAVGPGVFVPRPETELLAGWAVEQAGLLDEPVVVDLCTGSGAVARSVAHEVPAARVHAVELDPAAHAWAERNLLGTGVDLRLGDMATELEELAGTVDVVVCNPPYVPLEAWESVAPEARDHDPHLALFSGDDGLDALRVLERRAAVLLRPGGVLGAEHADVQGSSAPDVLSASGRWRDVRDHRDLAGRARFVTARLAR